Proteins from a single region of Caloramator sp. E03:
- a CDS encoding ISL3 family transposase — translation MLKYNFINNLLNLKDVFVKNVVNKDDFIEIFVETKKKPHVCPVCGYTTSKVHDYRKQRIKDVPIQFKKTFIILRKRRLVCSECGKRFYEKLDFLPRYHRMTNRLSFFIINELSNVNSMKHVSLKANVSTHTVKRIFDTVSYTAYSLPEVISIDEFKGNSGGSKYHCILVDPVNHKVIDIIKDRRFHILSDYFRNFKNRDKVKYVVIDMWSQYADIAKTYFKNATIIIDKFHFMRYNTWAIENVRKRIQKNMDKKLRRYYKKSRKLILARKDSLDEDSKRQLEIMLLYNDELRHAHYLKESFYKISDARSASEAKILLKEWIEIARKSGIKEYISCAETLSRWFKEIVNSFDVPYTNGCVEGFNNKIKVIKRNAFGFRNFNRFRNRILHCCK, via the coding sequence GTGCTTAAGTATAATTTTATCAACAATTTACTAAACTTAAAAGATGTTTTTGTAAAAAACGTTGTTAATAAAGATGATTTTATTGAGATATTTGTTGAAACTAAAAAGAAACCACATGTTTGTCCAGTTTGTGGCTATACTACATCTAAAGTTCATGATTACAGAAAACAAAGAATTAAAGATGTACCCATTCAGTTTAAAAAAACTTTTATCATTCTTAGAAAAAGGAGATTAGTATGCTCAGAATGCGGTAAGCGCTTTTATGAAAAGCTAGATTTTCTTCCACGCTATCATAGAATGACAAACCGCTTATCTTTCTTCATAATTAACGAACTATCTAATGTTAATAGCATGAAGCATGTTTCCTTAAAAGCCAATGTTTCCACCCATACTGTAAAACGCATTTTTGATACTGTTAGTTATACTGCGTATTCTTTGCCTGAAGTTATATCTATTGATGAATTTAAAGGTAATTCTGGTGGCTCAAAATATCACTGTATATTAGTTGATCCTGTTAATCATAAAGTAATTGATATTATTAAAGATAGACGATTTCATATCCTTTCGGATTACTTTAGAAATTTTAAAAACAGGGATAAGGTAAAATATGTAGTTATTGATATGTGGAGTCAATATGCTGACATTGCTAAAACATACTTTAAAAATGCAACTATCATCATAGATAAGTTCCACTTTATGCGCTACAACACCTGGGCTATAGAAAACGTTAGAAAGCGCATTCAAAAGAATATGGATAAGAAACTAAGGCGATATTACAAAAAAAGTCGAAAACTCATTCTTGCTAGAAAAGATTCCTTAGATGAAGACTCTAAGAGACAACTTGAAATTATGCTTTTATACAATGATGAATTAAGACATGCCCATTACCTTAAGGAATCCTTTTACAAAATTTCAGATGCAAGGTCTGCTTCTGAAGCAAAAATATTACTAAAGGAATGGATTGAGATAGCAAGAAAAAGCGGTATAAAAGAATATATTTCATGTGCAGAAACTTTAAGCAGGTGGTTTAAGGAAATAGTTAATTCCTTTGATGTTCCTTATACGAATGGATGTGTTGAAGGTTTTAACAACAAGATTAAAGTTATTAAAAGAAATGCGTTTGGGTTCAGAAATTTTAACAGGTTTAGAAATAGAATTCTGCATTGTTGCAAGTAA